One Rattus rattus isolate New Zealand chromosome 12, Rrattus_CSIRO_v1, whole genome shotgun sequence genomic window carries:
- the Vdac2 gene encoding voltage-dependent anion-selective channel protein 2 yields the protein MGECCVPVCQRPICIPPPYADLGKAARDIFNKGFGFGLVKLDVKTKSCSGVEFSTSGSSNTDTGKVSGTLETKYKWCEYGLTFTEKWNTDNTLGTEIAIEDQICQGLKLTFDTTFSPNTGKKSGKIKSAYKRECINLGCDVDFDFAGPAIHGSAVFGYEGWLAGYQMTFDSAKSKLTRSNFAVGYRTGDFQLHTNVNNGTEFGGSIYQKVCEDFDTSVNLAWTSGTNCTRFGIAAKYQLDPTASISAKVNNSSLIGVGYTQTLRPGVKLTLSALVDGKSFNAGGHKLGLALELEA from the exons ATGGGTGAATGTTGTGTACCGGTATGCCAACGGC CAATTTGTATCCCTCCACCCTATGCTGACCTTGGCAAAGCTGCCAGAGATATTTTCAACAAAGGATTTG GTTTTGGGTTGGTAAAGCTGGATGTGAAAACGAAGTCATGCAGTGGTGTG GAATTTTCAACATCTGGCTCCTCTAATACAGACACTGGTAAAGTCAGTGGGACCTTGGAGACCAAGTACAAATGGTGTGAGTATGGTCTGACTTTCACAGAGAAATGGAACACCGACAACACTCTGGGGACGGAGATTGCAATTGAAGACCAGATTTGTCAAGGTTTGAAACTGACCTTTGACACCACGTTTTCACCAAACACAGG aaagaaaagtGGTAAAATCAAATCTGCTTACAAGAGGGAATGTATAAACCTTGGCTGTGATGttgattttgattttgctggACCTGCCATCCATGGGTCAGCCGTCTTTGGTTACGAGGGCTGGCTTGCTGGGTACCAGATGACCTTTGACAGTGCCAAGTCAAAGCTGACAAGGAGTAACTTCGCAGTTGGCTACAGGACTGGGGACTTCCAGCTACACACAAATGT AAATAATGGGACAGAATTTGGAGGATCAATTTATCAGAAAGTATGTGAAGATTTTGACACTTCAGTAAACCTTGCTTGGACATCAGGTACCAACTGCACTCGTTTTGGCATTGCAGCTAAATACCAGTTGGACcccactgcttctatttct gcAAAGGTCAACAACTCTAGTTTAATTGGAGTGGGCTATACTCAGACTTTGAGGCCTG GTGTGAAGCTTACACTGTCTGCTCTGGTAGACGGGAAGAGCTTTAATGCTGGAGGCCACAAACTTGGGCTTGCCTTGGAATTGGAGGCTTAA
- the Comtd1 gene encoding catechol O-methyltransferase domain-containing protein 1 codes for MALPVPRLSIPAALALGSAALGAAFATGLFLGKRWPPWGYRRHQRLLPPPDNPLWQYLLSRSMREHPALRSLRLLTLEQPQGDSMMTCEQAQLLANLARLIKAKKALDLGTFTGYSALALALALPEAGRVVTCEVDAEPPKLGRPLWKQAEVEQKIDLRLQPALQTLDELLAAGEAGTFDIAVVDADKENCTAYYERCLQLLRPGGVLAVLRVLWRGEVLQPQPKNKAVECVRNLNERILRDARVYISLLPLDDGLSLAFKI; via the exons ATGGCCCTGCCGGTGCCTCGGCTATCTATCCCTGCCGCGCTGGCCTTGGGCTCGGCCGCGCTGGGCGCCGCCTTCGCTACTGGTCTCTTTCTGG GGAAACGGTGGCCTCCGTGGGGGTACAGGCGGCATCAGCGCCTGCTGCCCCCTCCGGACAATCCCCTGTGGCAGTATCTGCTGAGCCGCTCCATGAGGGAACACCCAGCGCTGCGGAGCCTGCGACTG cTGACCCTGGAGCAGCCGCAGGGGGATTCCATGATGACCTGTGAACAGGCCCAGCTTCTGGCCAACCTGGCGCGGCTCATCAAAGCCAAGAAAGCTCTGGATCTGG GTACTTTCACCGGCTACTCGGCCCTGGCCCTAGCCTTGGCGCTTCCCGAGGCTGGCCGCGTGGTGACCTGCGAGGTGGACGCAGAGCCCCCGAAGCTGGGACGGCCCCTGTGGAAGCAG GCAGAAGTGGAGCAGAAGATCGACCTTCGGCTGCAGCCCGCCCTGCAGACTTTGG ATGAGCTCCTGGCGGCGGGCGAGGCCGGAACCTTCGACATAGCGGTGGTGGACGCAGACAAGGAGAACTGTACCGCCTACTACGAGCGCTGTCTGCAGCTCCTACGCCCGGGAGGCGTGCTCGCTGTGCTCAGA GTCCTGTGGCGCGGAGAGGTGCTCCAGCCTCAGCCCAAGAACAAGGCTGTTGAATGTGTGCGGAACCTAAACGAGCGCATCTTGCGGGACGCCAGGGTCTACATTAGCCTCCTGCCCCTGGATGACGGGCTCTCCTTGGCCTTTAAGATCTAG